From one Lolium rigidum isolate FL_2022 chromosome 4, APGP_CSIRO_Lrig_0.1, whole genome shotgun sequence genomic stretch:
- the LOC124647361 gene encoding uncharacterized protein LOC124647361: MHSLLGVPDFLHLYLKLHYFVVVFTEDRVCEISRLRRVGYRKGEGEHVMTCKFGVFYFCLRGFPIVRCSEKDLCGCLSQPIAKTGSTFLEPVHKGQGNCDSRLQLPSRKSHF; this comes from the exons ATGCACTCTTTGTTAGGTGTTCCTGATTTCTTGCATTTGTACTTGAAATTGCACTATTTCGTCGTTGTCTTCACGGAGGATAGGGTTTGTGAGATATCGAGACTGAGGAGAGTCGGGTATAGGAAGGGAGAGGGAGAACATGTCATGACCTGCAAG TTTGGTGTCTTCTACTTTTGCTTAAGAGGGTTTCCTATCGTCCGTTGTTCAGAGAAGGATTTATGTGGATGTCTCTCCCAACCAATTGCAAAAACG GGGTCTACCTTCCTAGAGCCAGTCCATAAAGGCCAAG GGAATTGTGACTCTAGGTTACAGTTACCAAGTCGAAAAAGTCATTTCTGA
- the LOC124649551 gene encoding uncharacterized protein LOC124649551 codes for MASAARYCAVCCFGAADEVAPTDTLRVLRLQRLRLRRAATGCLDPIAEEEEDDDDDVPTADSPGAYTSSSSPSAVDLAQSHR; via the coding sequence ATGGCCTCCGCCGCGAGATACTGCGCCGTCTGCTGCTTTGGCGCCGCCGACGAGGTGGCGCCGACGGACACCCTCCGCGTCCTACGCCtgcagcgcctccgcctccgccgggcAGCGACAGGCTGCCTCGACCccatcgccgaggaggaggaggacgacgacgacgacgttccTACCGCCGACTCGCCCGGCGCATACACAAGCAGCAGCAGCCCCAGCGCCGTCGACCTTGCACAAAGTCACCGATAG